Proteins co-encoded in one Pithys albifrons albifrons isolate INPA30051 chromosome 14, PitAlb_v1, whole genome shotgun sequence genomic window:
- the LOC139678638 gene encoding junctional adhesion molecule A-like: MCPVPLLPFLLLLLLLFLAPGRAAAGTGITARTLAPCYSADLGPAAGHLVSAVGCTVLLTAPRLRLGKAVAWEYRAGTEQGVILSYAFDRPPNTSHLYENRTTFNETNLSLRMVLRRDDGRLYRLRSEEEATDWFQLQVVEPLSKPEIVGNSSVKAGESTKLVCNVLEGKADSYWWKKNGELLLGSERIRIVEANTLCIVRAVLSDSGYYACVVRNAVSQNETSFLLQVHNSANVVLPMILLCVIVGSLAGVFVWCRRTERPCHLCR; the protein is encoded by the exons ATGTGCCCCGTCCCcctgctccccttcctccttcttctcctcctcctcttcctcgccCCCGGCAGAGCGGCAGCCGGCACGGGGATTACAG CCCGCACACTCGCTCCGTGCTACTCGGCCGACCTCGGCCCGGCCGCGGGGCACCTGGTGTCGGCCGTGGGCTGCACGGTGCTGCTCACCGCGCCCCGGCTGCGCCTGGGCAAGGCCGTGGCCTGGGAGTACcgggctggcacagagcagggcgTCATCCTCAGCTACGCCTTCGACCGGCCCCCCAACACGTCCCACCTCTATGAGAACCGCACGACGTTCAACGAAACCAACCTGTCGCTGCGGATGGTGCTGCGGCGCGACGACGGGCGGCTGTACCGCCTGCGCTCCGAGGAGGAGGCCACGGACTGGTTCCAGCTGCAGGTGGTTG AACCGCTGTCCAAGCCAGAAATCGTGGGCAACTCATCGGTGAAGGCTGGAGAGAGCACCAAGCTGGTCTGCAATGTCCTGGAGGGGAAGGCAGACTCGTACTGGTGGAAGAAGAacggggagctgctgctgggcagtgaGCGCATCCGGATCGTGGAGGCCAACACGCTGTGCATCGTCCGGGCGGTGCTGAGCGACAGCGGGTACTACGCCTGCGTGGTGCGCAACGCCGTCAGCCAGAACGAGACCTCCTTCCTGCTCCAAGTCCACA ACTCTGCAAACGTGGTGCTGCCCATGATCCTGCTGTGTGTGATCGTCGGCTCCCTTGCAG GTGTCTTTGTCTGGTGCAGGAGAACAGAAAGGCCATGTCACCTCTGTAG GTAG